In Ochrobactrum sp. Marseille-Q0166, a single genomic region encodes these proteins:
- a CDS encoding SIS domain-containing protein translates to MQTAPSLMLQETEQAPSVVAKLLAAEAGAFAEIGRLFEKSPTVITTAARGSSDHAATFFKYLMEIATGIPVASIGPSVASVYGAKLKLEGGLHFTVSQSGASPDIIAVQDAAKRGGAVTVAVVNVTDSPLAKGADIVLALHAGEEKSVAATKSFIASAAALSGVVAAASNDVRLKDGLRRLPEALAATKPDDREVVEDLLVEAKSLFTGGRGTAYAISLEAALKAKETANIHAEAFSLAELMHGPMRLVETGFPILSFIPQDEALETSIQALGRLGSFGANLVSFGDASVPGHRVPSASTGNGHLDPLVSLINYYRIIETVTRRKGYDPDKPRHLNKVTSTV, encoded by the coding sequence ATGCAAACTGCTCCGTCGCTTATGTTGCAGGAAACCGAACAGGCGCCGTCTGTCGTGGCGAAACTTCTTGCAGCAGAAGCCGGAGCGTTTGCTGAAATCGGTCGGCTGTTTGAAAAGTCACCCACAGTGATTACCACCGCTGCGCGTGGTTCGTCCGATCATGCGGCGACCTTTTTCAAATATCTGATGGAGATCGCCACCGGCATTCCAGTTGCCTCTATCGGACCATCGGTGGCTTCCGTTTATGGCGCGAAGCTGAAACTCGAGGGTGGTCTGCATTTCACCGTGTCGCAATCGGGTGCAAGCCCGGACATTATCGCGGTGCAGGATGCAGCAAAACGGGGTGGGGCCGTGACGGTTGCCGTTGTTAACGTGACCGATAGTCCGCTTGCGAAGGGTGCCGACATTGTGCTCGCCCTTCATGCCGGCGAAGAGAAAAGCGTTGCCGCCACCAAGTCCTTCATTGCATCAGCTGCTGCACTTTCAGGCGTGGTGGCTGCCGCAAGCAACGACGTGCGGCTGAAAGATGGTTTGAGGCGCTTGCCGGAAGCCTTGGCTGCTACAAAGCCGGACGACCGCGAAGTGGTGGAAGACCTGTTGGTTGAGGCAAAGTCGCTGTTCACTGGCGGACGTGGCACGGCCTATGCCATTTCCCTTGAAGCTGCACTCAAGGCCAAGGAAACCGCCAATATTCATGCGGAAGCATTCTCGCTTGCCGAGCTGATGCATGGACCGATGCGGCTGGTGGAAACCGGCTTCCCAATTCTGTCGTTCATTCCGCAGGATGAGGCGCTTGAAACAAGCATTCAGGCACTGGGCAGGCTTGGATCGTTCGGCGCAAACCTTGTCTCGTTTGGTGATGCTTCGGTGCCAGGCCATAGGGTGCCGTCTGCCAGCACCGGCAACGGCCATCTCGACCCGCTCGTTTCGCTTATCAACTATTATCGGATCATCGAAACTGTCACGCGCCGCAAGGGCTACGATCCCGATAAGCCCCGTCATTTGAACAAGGTGACGTCGACGGTTTAA
- the purU gene encoding formyltetrahydrofolate deformylase encodes MHNFVLTVTCKSTRGIVAAISGYLSGKGCNIIDSAQFDDLDTGRFFMRVSFISEEGVALEVLRDGFAAVAAPFEMDFDFHDNAHRTKTLLMVSRFGHCLNDLLYRWKIGALPIDIVGVVSNHFDYQKVVVNHDIPFHHIAVTKANKPEAEQRLLDIVENTGTELVVLARYMQVLSDSLCQKMSGRIINIHHSFLPSFKGANPYKQAYERGVKLIGATAHYVTADLDEGPIIEQDVARVTHAQSAADYVSIGRDVEAQVLARAVHAHIHHRSFLNGNRTVVFPASPGSFASERMG; translated from the coding sequence ATGCATAACTTTGTCCTGACCGTCACGTGCAAATCCACCCGCGGTATTGTTGCCGCCATTTCGGGTTATCTTTCGGGTAAAGGGTGCAATATCATCGACAGTGCCCAGTTCGACGATCTGGATACCGGTCGCTTCTTTATGCGCGTCAGCTTCATTTCTGAAGAGGGTGTCGCGCTCGAAGTTTTGCGCGATGGATTTGCGGCTGTTGCTGCACCTTTTGAGATGGATTTCGATTTCCACGACAATGCCCATCGCACAAAGACATTGCTGATGGTGTCGCGTTTTGGCCATTGCCTGAACGATCTTCTCTATCGCTGGAAAATCGGCGCTTTGCCAATCGATATCGTTGGCGTGGTGTCAAACCACTTCGATTATCAGAAGGTCGTCGTCAATCACGACATTCCGTTCCATCATATCGCTGTAACCAAGGCCAATAAGCCGGAAGCCGAACAGCGTCTTCTGGATATCGTCGAGAATACGGGCACTGAGCTGGTGGTTCTTGCGCGCTATATGCAGGTTCTGTCTGATTCACTTTGCCAGAAAATGTCAGGCCGGATCATCAATATTCATCACTCGTTCCTGCCATCATTTAAGGGGGCAAACCCTTACAAGCAGGCCTATGAGCGCGGTGTGAAGCTGATTGGCGCGACCGCACATTATGTGACCGCTGATCTCGATGAAGGTCCGATCATTGAACAGGATGTTGCGCGTGTGACGCACGCGCAGAGTGCGGCGGATTATGTGTCGATTGGCCGTGATGTGGAAGCACAGGTTCTGGCACGCGCTGTTCACGCGCATATTCACCACCGTTCATTCCTCAACGGCAATCGCACCGTCGTATTTCCTGCGTCGCCAGGGTCGTTCGCATCTGAGCGCATGGGCTGA
- a CDS encoding aldehyde dehydrogenase family protein: MNTAVKKLDVKKEAAELLSKLGVDAALYTSGDLAGFSPVSGEQIASVKTHSKDDAVKIIDKADEAFRAWRTVPAPKRGELIRLLGEELRASKEDLGRLVSLEAGKIPSEGLGEVQEMIDICDFAVGLSRQLYGLTIATERAGHRMMETWHPLGVVGVISAFNFPVAVWSWNAALAIVCGNSVVWKPSEKTLLTALACDAIFQRALKRFGEAPEGLALLLLGDREVGEVLVDSPKVPVVSATGSTRMGREVGPRLAKRFARAILELGGNNAGIVCPSADLDMALRAIAFGAMGTAGQRCTTLRRLFVHESVYDALVPRLQKAYASVTVGSPLETTALVGPLIDKIAFDNMQKALKEAAAHGGKVQGGERVETGHENAYYVRPAIVEMPKQEGPVLEETFAPILYVMKYSDFDDVLASHNEVGAGLSSSIFTLNLQEAERFLSVEGSDCGIANVNIGTSGAEIGGAFGGEKETGGGRESGSDAWKGYMRRATNTINYSKALPLAQGVSFDID; this comes from the coding sequence ATGAACACCGCTGTTAAAAAACTCGACGTGAAAAAAGAAGCCGCTGAGCTGCTTTCCAAGCTTGGCGTTGATGCAGCACTTTACACGTCGGGCGACCTCGCTGGTTTCAGCCCGGTCTCCGGTGAACAGATCGCTTCGGTCAAGACCCACAGCAAGGACGATGCAGTCAAGATCATCGACAAGGCTGATGAAGCATTCCGCGCATGGCGCACTGTTCCAGCTCCAAAGCGCGGCGAACTCATCCGTCTCCTGGGTGAAGAACTCCGCGCTTCCAAGGAAGATCTTGGCCGCCTCGTTTCGCTCGAAGCTGGCAAGATCCCTTCAGAAGGCCTCGGCGAAGTGCAGGAAATGATCGACATCTGCGATTTCGCAGTCGGTCTGTCGCGTCAGCTCTACGGTCTCACCATCGCAACCGAACGCGCTGGCCATCGCATGATGGAAACCTGGCATCCGCTTGGCGTTGTCGGCGTTATCTCGGCCTTCAACTTCCCTGTTGCCGTCTGGTCGTGGAATGCTGCACTTGCCATCGTTTGCGGCAACTCGGTTGTCTGGAAGCCTTCGGAAAAGACCCTGCTCACCGCTCTTGCCTGCGACGCGATCTTCCAGCGCGCCCTGAAGCGCTTTGGCGAAGCGCCAGAAGGTCTTGCGCTGCTGCTGCTTGGCGACCGTGAAGTTGGTGAAGTCCTCGTTGACAGCCCGAAGGTTCCAGTTGTTTCGGCAACCGGCTCGACCCGCATGGGCCGCGAAGTTGGTCCACGGCTTGCAAAGCGTTTCGCACGTGCAATCCTCGAACTCGGCGGCAACAATGCCGGTATCGTCTGCCCATCGGCAGATCTCGACATGGCACTGCGCGCAATCGCTTTCGGTGCAATGGGCACCGCTGGTCAGCGTTGCACCACGCTGCGTCGTCTGTTCGTGCATGAAAGCGTTTACGATGCACTCGTCCCACGTCTGCAGAAGGCATATGCCAGCGTTACCGTTGGTTCGCCACTTGAAACGACAGCTCTGGTTGGTCCATTGATCGACAAGATTGCTTTCGACAACATGCAGAAGGCACTTAAGGAAGCAGCCGCTCACGGCGGCAAGGTACAGGGCGGCGAACGCGTCGAAACTGGCCATGAAAACGCTTACTATGTGCGTCCGGCTATCGTTGAAATGCCAAAGCAGGAAGGCCCGGTTCTCGAAGAAACCTTCGCACCGATCCTTTACGTCATGAAGTATTCCGACTTCGACGACGTGCTGGCGAGCCACAACGAGGTTGGCGCAGGCCTGTCCTCGTCGATCTTCACACTCAACCTGCAGGAAGCAGAGCGCTTCCTTTCGGTTGAAGGTTCGGATTGCGGCATTGCAAACGTCAATATCGGTACTTCGGGTGCTGAAATCGGCGGCGCATTCGGCGGCGAAAAGGAAACCGGTGGCGGCCGTGAATCGGGTTCGGATGCGTGGAAGGGCTATATGCGCCGCGCAACCAACACCATCAACTACTCGAAGGCTCTGCCGCTGGCACAGGGCGTTTCCTTCGACATCGACTAA
- a CDS encoding VOC family protein, translated as MNAQKFVSPDAIRSAFSAAMSAMYKEEVPAYGTLMELVSDVNAKVLADDKHLHERLTETDSLERISEERHGAIRLGTAAELSMMRRVFSVMGMFPVGYYDLSAAGVPVHSTAFRPIDDSALKHNPFRVFTSLLRLDLIADAKLREESEEVLAKRNIFTPGAIALVEKAEANGGLDEADAKTFVAEVLETFRWHDHANVSAELYHRLHDAHRLIADVVSFKGPHINHLTPRTLDIDAVQAQMPDRGINPKAVVEGPPTRKCPILLRQTSFKALEEEVSFVSADGTWTPGSHTARFGEIEQRGVALTPKGRALYDKLLNDTRAVARPAPDGSNSAEYVKALSDTFAAFPDTWAGIREEGLGYFAYSVKDAARLAAFKPDTHIETLIEGGAVQFDPITYEDFLPVSAAGIFQSNLGDDETQDFVESPNQKRFEEDLGAKVLNEFEHYARIERESIEAVQARLSGLEAAE; from the coding sequence ATGAACGCGCAGAAATTCGTTTCACCGGACGCCATTCGCTCAGCCTTTTCGGCAGCCATGTCGGCCATGTATAAGGAAGAAGTGCCTGCTTATGGCACATTGATGGAACTCGTCTCCGATGTGAACGCAAAAGTTCTCGCAGACGACAAGCATCTGCATGAGCGTCTGACGGAAACAGATTCGCTCGAACGCATTTCCGAAGAACGTCACGGTGCCATTCGTTTGGGCACAGCCGCTGAGCTATCCATGATGCGCCGCGTTTTCTCGGTCATGGGCATGTTCCCGGTTGGTTATTACGATTTGAGTGCCGCTGGCGTACCAGTGCATTCCACCGCCTTCCGCCCGATCGACGATAGCGCGCTCAAGCACAATCCGTTCCGCGTTTTCACCTCGCTCCTGCGTCTTGATCTGATCGCCGACGCGAAGCTGCGCGAAGAATCGGAAGAAGTTCTCGCGAAGCGTAACATCTTCACGCCGGGCGCAATCGCGCTTGTCGAGAAAGCCGAAGCCAATGGCGGCCTTGATGAAGCTGACGCGAAAACCTTCGTTGCAGAAGTGCTCGAAACCTTCCGCTGGCACGATCATGCCAATGTCAGCGCCGAGCTTTACCATCGCCTCCACGATGCCCATCGCCTGATCGCCGACGTTGTTTCCTTCAAGGGTCCGCACATCAACCATCTGACACCACGCACGCTCGACATCGACGCCGTGCAGGCTCAAATGCCGGATCGCGGCATTAATCCGAAAGCTGTTGTCGAAGGTCCACCAACCCGCAAATGCCCGATCCTTCTGCGCCAGACCTCTTTCAAGGCGCTGGAAGAAGAAGTTTCGTTCGTTAGCGCAGACGGTACCTGGACCCCGGGCTCCCACACGGCCCGTTTCGGTGAAATCGAACAGCGTGGCGTCGCTCTCACACCAAAGGGCCGTGCGCTTTACGACAAGCTGCTCAATGACACCCGCGCAGTTGCGCGCCCGGCACCGGATGGTTCGAATTCGGCTGAATATGTGAAGGCGCTGAGTGACACCTTTGCCGCTTTCCCTGACACATGGGCAGGTATTCGCGAAGAAGGCCTTGGCTATTTCGCCTATTCGGTCAAGGACGCCGCACGTCTTGCAGCTTTCAAACCTGATACCCATATTGAAACTCTGATCGAAGGTGGCGCTGTCCAGTTCGATCCAATTACCTATGAAGACTTCCTGCCGGTCAGTGCCGCTGGAATTTTCCAGTCGAACCTTGGCGATGACGAAACGCAGGATTTTGTGGAAAGCCCGAACCAGAAGCGTTTCGAGGAAGACCTTGGTGCAAAGGTTCTTAATGAATTCGAGCATTATGCTCGCATCGAACGCGAATCCATCGAAGCTGTACAGGCCCGCTTGAGCGGCCTTGAAGCAGCAGAATAA
- a CDS encoding LysR family transcriptional regulator: protein MKLSRRLIPDIATLQAFECAARHGSFTQAANELNLTQSAVSRQIKDLESQLGVLLFERIRQRILLSDAGRKFLPEVRRLLNQTEDTMLRAMASAQSTSSFSVATLPTFGTRWLMPRIPDFVEKHPGIAINVASRSGVFDFEEQPFDLAIHYGQPVWAHATCTFLCSEVIVPVASPRLLKTRHPATPEELENEPLLHLATRPKMWAQWFESCGVEGKSAYRGHRFDQFSMVIGAALAGLGFALLPLYLIEQELRNGELVMLFEQPMRTENDYYLVVPEGKLENPLTQVFCQWIAGQVGNVVL from the coding sequence ATGAAGCTTAGCAGGAGACTGATCCCCGACATCGCCACGCTGCAAGCGTTTGAATGTGCGGCCCGCCATGGCAGTTTCACGCAGGCTGCCAACGAACTTAACCTCACGCAGAGCGCTGTCAGTCGGCAGATCAAGGATCTGGAAAGCCAGCTCGGTGTATTGCTGTTTGAGCGCATTCGCCAGCGCATTCTGCTCTCTGATGCAGGGCGAAAATTCTTGCCGGAAGTGCGGCGTCTGCTCAACCAGACTGAGGATACGATGTTGCGCGCCATGGCGTCGGCGCAATCGACATCCTCGTTCAGCGTGGCCACCCTGCCGACATTCGGCACGCGCTGGCTGATGCCGCGTATTCCCGATTTCGTCGAAAAGCATCCGGGCATTGCCATCAATGTCGCGTCGCGGTCCGGCGTGTTCGACTTTGAAGAACAGCCTTTCGATCTTGCCATCCATTATGGCCAGCCCGTCTGGGCGCATGCGACCTGCACCTTCCTGTGCTCAGAGGTGATTGTGCCGGTGGCAAGCCCGCGCCTTCTGAAAACGCGCCATCCGGCAACCCCGGAAGAGCTGGAGAATGAGCCGCTGCTGCATCTGGCGACCAGGCCTAAAATGTGGGCGCAATGGTTTGAAAGCTGTGGCGTCGAGGGCAAATCGGCCTATCGTGGCCACCGTTTTGATCAGTTTTCGATGGTGATCGGGGCCGCTCTCGCCGGCCTTGGCTTTGCATTGCTGCCGCTTTATCTGATCGAGCAGGAATTGCGTAACGGCGAACTGGTCATGCTTTTCGAGCAGCCAATGCGGACCGAGAATGATTATTATCTGGTGGTTCCGGAAGGCAAGCTTGAGAACCCGTTGACACAGGTGT